Part of the Streptomyces europaeiscabiei genome is shown below.
CCCGCTCCTGCGAACTCACCGTGCGGCTCGCCCTGTCCTGCGTGGCGGCCCCCCCGGGTGAGGGCGGAGTCACGGATCTCGTGCGCACCGCGCTGCCCCGCCAGCCCAACCGCTCCCTCAACCACCTGTAGACGACAGGCGACACCTGCCGGAGCGGGAACCCGCGCGAACTAGTGTGCCGAACCCGACAGTTGCAGGCCCACGACCCCCACGATCACCAGGCTGATCGAGACGATCTTCAGGATCGACACGATGTCGCCGAGGAAGATCATCCCGTAGATCGCGGTGCCGGCCGCGCCGATGCCCGTCCAGACGGCGTAGGCGGGACCGACGTCGAGCTTCTTCAGGGAGAGGGTCAGCAGGCCGAAACTGCCGAGCGCGAAAACGCAGAAGGCGACCGTGGGCCAGAGTCTGGTGAATCCGTGCGAGAGCTTCAGACAGACGGCGAATCCGGTCTCAAGAAGCCCCGCCACGACAACCAGCAGCCACGCCATGTCTCGTCCTCCCGTGTCCCCACGTTCCGTGACCGCTTCGTGTGCTCTCGTCTGGTCGGGCTCCGACTTGGTGCGATTATGCACTTACCGGGTGGGAGGGGGCGCAAACAACGCGGAGGTCAGTCGCCTTCCCGCCGTTCGCGCGTCGAGAGGAGCCGGCGCAGGGAGTAGAGCCGTGCCGGGTCCGCGTGCCCGTCCGCGACCCACTGGTCCAGCGCGCAGTCCTGTTCGTCGTGACTGCACGCACGCGGACAGCCTTCCGTGCCCGGCACCAGGTCCGGGAAGGCGTTGATGACCCGGGACGGGTCGACGTGGGCCAGCCCGAACGACCGTACGCCCGGGGTGTCCACCACCCAGCCGCCGCCTGAGTCTGCCAGGGGCAGGGCCAGCGCGGAGGTCGTGGTGTGCCGGCCGCGGCCCGTCACCGCGTTCACATGGCCCGTCGTGCGGCGGCGGTCCTCGGGGACGAGGGCGTTCACCAAGGTCGTCTTGCCCACACCGGAATGGCCGACGAACGCCGTGACCTTGCCGGCGAGGTGACCGCGTACGCGGTCGGCGGCGCCGCCCGTCTCCAGTTCCTCGCGGCTCGTCACGACGTACGGGATGTCGATGTCCCCGTAAAGCTCCAGGAGCTTGTCGGGGGAGGCCAAGTCCGACTTCGTGAGCACGAGGAGGGGAGACAGGCCGGCGGCGTACGCCGCCACCAGGCAGCGGTCGATCAGCCGGGGACGCGGTTCCGGGTCGGCGAGGGCCGTGACGATGGCGAGCTGGTCGGCGTTGGCGACGACGACGCGCTCGTACGGGTCGTCGTCGTCGGCCGTGCGCCGCAGCACCGACGTACGGTCGGCGATGCGGACGATCCGGGCGAGGGTGTCCTTCTTGCCGGAGAGGTCGCCGACGAGGGCGACCGTGTCGCCGACGACCGCGGCCTTGCGGCCCAGTTCGCGGGCCTTCATGGCGAAGACCACGCGGTCCTCGACGAGACAGGTCAGGCGGCCCCGGTCGACGGTGAGAACCATGCCCTCGGCGGCGTCCTCGTGCTTCGGACGGATGTGCGTACGGGGACGGTTGCCCTTGCGGTTCGGGCGGCTGGGGATGTCGTCCTCGTCGGTGTGCTTGCCGTAACGGCGCATGATCCCTGTCCGCCCGTCAGTTCTTCCCGAGCATCCCGGCCCACAGTTCGGGGAAGTCCGGCAGGGTCTTGGCCGTCGTCGCCACGTTCTCGATCCGTACGCCCTCCACGGCCAGGCCGATGATCGCACCGGCCGTGGCCATGCGGTGGTCGTCGTACGTGTGGAAGACACCGCCGTGCAGGGGGCGGGGGCGGATGTGGAGGCCGTCGGCGGTCTCGGTGACGTCGCCGCCGAGTTCGTTGATCTCCTTGGTGAGCGCGGCCAGGCGGTCCGTCTCGTGCAGGCGGAGGTGGGCGACGCCGCGCAGGGTCGAGGGGGAGTCGGCGAGGGCGGCGACCGCCGCGATGCCCGGGGTCAGTTCGCCGACCTCGCCCAGGTCCACGTCGATGCCGTGGATCGAACCCGAACCGCTGAACACCAGGCCGTACTCGGTCAGCTCGCAGGTGCCGCCCATCTCCGTGAAGATCTCGCGGAGTTGGTCACCGGGCTGGGTGGTGCGCGTGGGCCAGTCGGGGATGACGACCTTGCCGCCGGTCACCAGGGCCGCCGCCAGGAACGGCTGGGCGTTGGACAGGTCCGGCTCGATCGTCAGGTCGCGGCCGAGGAGCGCGCCCGGTGTGACCCGCCAGACGTTCGGCTCGCCGCCCGACTCCGGGGTGTCCACCTGCGCGCCGACCGAGCGCAGCATGTCGACGGTCATCCGGATGTGCGGCATGGAGGGCAGCGTCGAGCCGATGTGACGGACCTCGACGCCCTGGTTGAAGCGGGGGGCGGACAGCAGCAGCGCCGACACGAACTGTGACGACGATGACGCGTCGATC
Proteins encoded:
- a CDS encoding DMT family transporter, with product MAWLLVVVAGLLETGFAVCLKLSHGFTRLWPTVAFCVFALGSFGLLTLSLKKLDVGPAYAVWTGIGAAGTAIYGMIFLGDIVSILKIVSISLVIVGVVGLQLSGSAH
- the rsgA gene encoding ribosome small subunit-dependent GTPase A; amino-acid sequence: MRRYGKHTDEDDIPSRPNRKGNRPRTHIRPKHEDAAEGMVLTVDRGRLTCLVEDRVVFAMKARELGRKAAVVGDTVALVGDLSGKKDTLARIVRIADRTSVLRRTADDDDPYERVVVANADQLAIVTALADPEPRPRLIDRCLVAAYAAGLSPLLVLTKSDLASPDKLLELYGDIDIPYVVTSREELETGGAADRVRGHLAGKVTAFVGHSGVGKTTLVNALVPEDRRRTTGHVNAVTGRGRHTTTSALALPLADSGGGWVVDTPGVRSFGLAHVDPSRVINAFPDLVPGTEGCPRACSHDEQDCALDQWVADGHADPARLYSLRRLLSTRERREGD
- the aroA gene encoding 3-phosphoshikimate 1-carboxyvinyltransferase: MALNAQPALWPAPHASGAVDATVHVPGSKSVTNRALVLAALASEPGWLRRPLRSRDTLLMAAALRAMGVGIEETVSSSSSVAGGSGEAWRVLPTGLHGPTTVDVGNAGTVMRFLPPVAALADGPIRFDGDPRSYERPLNGVIDALRVLGARIDDDGRGALPLTVHGSGALDGGAVAIDASSSSQFVSALLLSAPRFNQGVEVRHIGSTLPSMPHIRMTVDMLRSVGAQVDTPESGGEPNVWRVTPGALLGRDLTIEPDLSNAQPFLAAALVTGGKVVIPDWPTRTTQPGDQLREIFTEMGGTCELTEYGLVFSGSGSIHGIDVDLGEVGELTPGIAAVAALADSPSTLRGVAHLRLHETDRLAALTKEINELGGDVTETADGLHIRPRPLHGGVFHTYDDHRMATAGAIIGLAVEGVRIENVATTAKTLPDFPELWAGMLGKN